One window from the genome of Caloenas nicobarica isolate bCalNic1 unplaced genomic scaffold, bCalNic1.hap1 Scaffold_231, whole genome shotgun sequence encodes:
- the LOC136002732 gene encoding prenylated Rab acceptor protein 1-like — protein MAAQPPPEQPLEPASDSDPWWGLGGRLPLLLPPGPARQWLQTRRLGVRPWGSFLDPQRFGAPRGLADVGQRLRRNGAHFQSNYLCVGLGIGLYGLISSPGLVAALGVFLGVWYRLRMRQKGALLMGYELPPPPAVAALVSLPLFWFFGAGAAVCWGLGASLLLIGAHAALRLPEPPPEGPPLQMEPV, from the exons ATGGCGGCCCAACCCCCCCCGGAGCAGCCGCTGGAGCCCGCGAGTGACAGCGACCCCtggtgggggctggggggcag gctcccgctgctgctgccccccgGGCCGGCCCGGCAGTGGCTGCAGACGCGGCGCTTGGGGGTCCGGCCGTGGGGCTCGTTCCTGGACCCCCAGCGCTTTGGGGCCCCTCGGGGCTTGGCGGACGTGGGGCAGCGGCTGCGGCGCAATGGGGCCCATTTCCAGAGCAACTACctgtgtgtggggctggggatcGGCCTCTACGGGCT catctcctccccgGGTCTGGTCGCCGCTCTGGGCGTTTTCCTGGGGGTTTGGTACCGGCTGCGGATGCGCCAGAAGGGGGCGCTGCTGATGG GTTACGAGCTGCCCCCCCCTCCGGCCGTCGCCGCCCTCGTCTCTCTCCCCCTTTTCTGGTTCTTCGGCGCCGGAGCCGCTGTTTGCTGGGGGCTGG GGGCCTCCCTGCTGCTGATCGGGGCCCACGCGGCGCTGCGGCTGCCGGAGCCGCCCCCGGAGGGGCCCCCGCTGCAAATGGAGCCCGTGTGA